One window from the genome of Schistocerca piceifrons isolate TAMUIC-IGC-003096 chromosome 1, iqSchPice1.1, whole genome shotgun sequence encodes:
- the LOC124787805 gene encoding uncharacterized protein LOC124787805 — translation MTTSCGNEMGHTAIKTTVICKRGVKQTVLSPAGFGQIYQQEITVKHIGSKEVSILRQRWIGYRINNSGEYNSPSVFLKCDEIVYPFSTQSAHEESPKCMVTSSMHSHKEPERKWCRWWTLFLMCFILSVLLISIHLLFQNTCTKVFNIEKLRGVLDENIFGQDEIKDQLIRTIETMNSPMDSDLKFLIFSGSSGVGKTYVASLIAQFFPWSENVHHFMAPVHSELSAGDIDKRMSLCGYNLVIIDDLKKSDVNMMLELKRNYELMNRQFLKVIFIFIFTIEQNFIVNDIDNSFSTQLDGSSLIFCGSVAHFQFKQLEEDDILKFIKKSVYEKKGITEPQILIDEFTNSFLSPSFRGGGCKRISSKLALFLEMYEQKKLRANFQ, via the coding sequence atGACTACTTCCTGTGGAAATGAGATGGGCCACACCGCCATCAAAACAACAGTTATCTGTAAGAGGGGGGTTAAACAAACTGTGCTCTCACCAGCTGGCTTTGGACAGATATATCAGCAGGAAATAACAGTGAAGCATATAGGTAGTAAAGAAGTTTCAATTTTGCGGCAGAGGTGGATTGGCTATAGAATTAATAATAGTGGTGAATATAATTCACCATCAGTTTTTTTAAAGTGTGATGAAATTGTATACCCATTCAGCACACAATCTGCACATGAAGAATCCCCAAAGTGTATGGTCACATCTAGCATGCACAGTCATAAGGAACCAGAGAGGAAGTGGTGTAGGTGGTGGACACTGTTTCTAATGTGCTTTATCCTGAGTGTTCTTTTGATAAGTATTCATTTACTGTTTCAGAACACCTGCACTAAAGTGTTTAACATAGAAAAACTTAGAGGTGTATTGGATGAAAACATCTTTGGCCAAGATGAAATTAAAGACCAGTTAATAAGGACTATAGAGACCATGAATTCGCCTATGGATTCAGATTTAAAATTTCTGATATTTTCAGGTAGTTCTGGTGTTGGAAAAACATATGTCGCATCACTAATAGCTCAGTTTTTCCCATGGTCAGAAAATGTCCACCATTTTATGGCACCTGTTCATTCTGAGCTCTCAGCAGGTGACATTGACAAACGCATGTCTTTGTGTGGTTATAATTTAGTCATAATAGACGACCTGAAAAAAAGTGATGTAAACATGATGTTGGAATTGAAAAGAAACTATGAATTAATGAACAGGCAGTTTCTTAAAGtaatattcattttcatttttaccattgaacaaaattttattgttaatgaCATTGATAACAGTTTCAGCACACAGTTGGATGGTAGCAGTCTAATTTTTTGTGGAAGTGTAGCCCATTTTCAGTTTAAACAGCTAGAAGAAGATGACATATTGAAGTTCATAAAAAAATCGGTATATGAGAAGAAAGGAATAACAGAACCACAAATTCTTATTGATGAATTTACTAACAGTTTTTTGAGTCCTTCTTTTCGTGGTGGTGGGTGTAAAAGAATAAGTAGTAAGCTAGCATTATTCCTGGAGATGTATGAGCAGAAGAAACTGAGGGCAAATTTCCAGTAA